The DNA segment TTTTACCCTTGTTTAACGTGCAGCTGGTTGAATTTTGGGATTACACTGTTTAAGGCTTGGAATGGTTGGTTAACGTTGAGATATGAGCATTAAATCTGTATAGCTTTGTGAAAGTGCGGTTACTGTACTGTAACATGTCAGCCTTTTCATCCTCTTTTTTTGCTGACCTCAGTGTGTCTCTTCTATGAAAAACAGTGGGCTGTTTTTATCATGTTCGAACTGATAGCCTAACCAGGCACACTAATGACAAAGCAACCTTCCTCTCCCTGCAGGGACCAGACTCTCATTATGGAACAAAGGGCTTGCGCAAGGTAACGCTCGACTGCCCTCGTGGGAGCAAGGTTACGTTCCAGTTCACCTATGCTGCTGGAAACAACAATGGCACTTCTGTTGAAGATGGCCAGATTCCAGAGATCATCTTCTTCACATAGTGCACCTGGCAGGAACGGCAGTACTGTGCTGATGCATTTAAGACAGACTCCAAAGCAGCGTTGTAACTTAATCTGTTCCTGAGGACTACAATTGGGAAACTGTATGGAAGCCTCACCATTACCTAGAGCCAAAGGCACGGATACCTTGGTTGTGGTAGGGATGATCTGCATATGTAGCATTAGAACTGCGTACCTTTGTCAATTTATGTGAGTGAGTCTAGATTTTGATTTTTTGCTGCTGTTACCATCAGTGGTCATTAGTGCCCATACCGTGGAATGGCATTGCTTTCCACCTCTCTAAGAGTTGTGTGCAAGCAGTGTAGAGCATCAAGCAGTGCCAGAATGCCTACTGGTAGGATTGTGTGAATGCTGGTTTTCGAAAGCGAACGAAATGGAATAGTTATGGTACTGAGTTGGATATAACTTAATGTTTTTGCGTACTTTTCAATTACGttgaaatatttttcaaatagGGAACACAGTTGCACTGGTCTTTAAACTGAAAGACCTCAGAGCACGTTGACCCCCCTTTACTCCATCTTAAGGTGGGCCTTGTTGGCTATTCTATATGCTTGCTAAACACAGGTAAAGTTTCAGGTGTTTGACAGCGTGCATTAAGATGTGGAAATTTTTAAGTGAATGATGAAAAAGTTTTAAGCAGAGATTTAGTTTTTGACTGCAACATTACTTCATTATTGATTCATAAACAGCATTATATAATTTTGAATATGAATGAGGAGCATCAGCATATTAACACAAAATGCATTTGCATGTTCTCATTATTTTCATCAACATGAAATATATgtgaccatgttttttttttcttttttttttcttttgagaagATAATGAAGTTAATAGTATTTATTATGTTTGaatgtcgttaaatattagcacACCCCTAGCTCTGGGCATTGTGGGACCTGTGGGAAATAAGTGCTGGCAGGTGTTGCTGCGCATGTATATAGAAATGCTGTTTCACTTTGTGCAATTGTAATCACATTGATATACATGGAATTGATATACATGATATACATGGAATTGTTGATGGATGAACTCGGACAGTACTGCTGACCAAGCCAACTCAAAGGACTGTTGTGCTGCTATGCGCTGTGGGTGAATGTCTAAACGTGGTGATCTCTAAACGTGGTTTTGAAAAATCTTGCCACAATGTTATTGTCAGGAGCACTACGACCTGGACAGTAGAGtgtctgcttttatttatttgagtTATGTTTTGAAATTTAATTTCACAGACTTGAATGGCTGTACGCAAAAACTCTGTGTGGAACATGGCACATGGACCGGTGAGCATTGTGCAGCATTATCACTCAGGCACATGCATCCCAGTGAAACTTTATTACTCTACATATTTCTGTATCAGTTGCTCACTTGTATATTGTTCATCTAGTCTCCTGTACCTATCGCAGGGCTTTCCCTTCTTTGTTCTCTAAAAAAAAATCTCCAATTGCAAGTTGCTTGTTTCCTGAAATGTACATTATATACTTTATCAAACTGACCCACCCCTACACTGTATCCTTTAGAGCAATTCGTGTCACCACGGCATCCAGTAAGCTGCCCACTGTGAGTTCCTCTTCAGTCACCTTGAAAAGTTTTGCAAGTGCCTGAGAGTTGGTGAACTGTGGAATACTGTCCAAGGGCAGCTGACGGCCCTTGATGCGTTCCATGAGTGTTTTGAGATGACTGTCTCCTGGGTCGTCAAGGCGCACAACAACAATTGTCGAGTCGGTGTCCTGCGCACCCATCTGGCGTAATGAGTCGCCAATGCTGCCAGTGGGCCCCAGGACATAGAGAATCTCGGAGAGCAAGCTTCTTGTTTTCATGCGGCCACTGGAATGATTTGCCAATGCCTTTGCTACTGCACACTGCACTTGGAAAATGTCTGCCACGAGAGATGCCCTGATGAGGCACACTTGCAGGCTTCCACTTAGCACCAGCTGCCGGAGTTCGCTACAGTTTGTCACGTCGCCAAACAACAGGATGGATGCCGTGCTCTTCCCCTCCCGGTTGTGCATAACAAACTCCATTGAGCTGCAAGCTGAAAAGATATGCTCTGATGATTTTGCAAGTAAGGCTACTAGCAGTGAATGAGAAATCTGGACACTGTAGCACCCTTGTCGTTTTTAGGCATCTGATTGCGCCAAAAATACTTATGCTTTTCATTTTTTAACACTAATCATTAAGAGAAATTTGTACTGCTCAAGTAGCAAAAATGTATGTGCGTTGGTGGGGCACACAGTTGCCAGCTCGCACGATAATAGTGAAGCTCGTCAAGTCTGCCTATTTTTCATATTTGTAATGTCAGTGCTGGAATTCATTGCCGTGAATCGTCATTCCCTGATAGAAAATTAGGTGATGTAACTTCGCAGAACGAAAATAAAGGACAAAACAGAAGAGAAACAACATGCAGAAATGCAAACTTCCGACTAAAGGTTTGTTTCTGATAAAGTAAAATCAATACATAAAAAGCCATGTGCATGAGCCACCATTACAATTGCATAAAGGGACAAAAGCCAAACCAACAAGAACTGCTTGGCGCTATGAAGAAAAAAACTAAGGTCGAGTAACATGCCAGAGTGTATTTGCCAGCCATTGCCTACACATGTGACACCTAGTTAGCACAATTCCTTGCTTGACAAGGCGATAACGGCACACTTGTGCACTGATTATCTCCAATGGCCATTTCTGTAGTTTTGACTTTCTCTCATCCACTGGTCAGCATGTGAATATAGGAATGATGCAGTTTTCAAACTCTGCTTTACACACACAGCTTCTGCAATTCATCCCCACATATCCTTGCAATACATTATGAATGTTTTAGCTGGGTTTGCGAAGGTGGGAATTTAGACAACGCCCGGTCTGTCCAACACATCGGTTACCACATTACAAAGAGAAAGTATATATCGCAGCCTTTTTACACTCTGCAAAATGGACACCAATGCTTCATAGAGCATTTTGACTCTTAATTGGCAATTGGGCTTGTCATCTTGCACTCATGCCAACAGTGCGTGAGTGTGCTGTCTATCACCCTGTCAAGCAAGGAATTGCAGGTGTCGTGTGTAGGCAATGGCTGGCAGATTCTCGCACATTACTTGaactttgtcatttttttttccttcttcataaCATGCGGCAGTCCTTGCTGGTTTGTTTTTTGTCCCCTTATGCGACCTGCGATACACTAGTGGTGCAGGTCGAGGCATCTCTCCTTTATGGCTCTCTCACTTTCTGTCCCTTTATGCGATATTAATGTGGCTGACGCACAAGGCTTTTCATGTATAAGTTATATTGTATCAGAAATAAGcctttagttggaagttagcgcttgcTTATGTTTTTTCCCTTCTGTTGCATCCTTCGTTTTCGCGCTAAGAAGTTACATCATGAAATAACACCTAGCCCAATCTGCAAAACGAAAAATTACAGCATGATGTGATGCACAAAAACGAGACTCATGTTTGCTGCCCAATAAATTGTCTTGCATGTGGATTGTTGGTAAATGACAAGTGCAGTGCAATAAGTGGGAACAAAACTGCACGAATGTTTCTGTAGGCCTCACGCGCTGCACTTTCAATCCGTATGTGTGGTGCCATCTACAGCAAGTAGAGGCGAAAACCGTATTTTCTCGGTGTGCAGCCATGCAGTGTTTAGTTGGACACTTGATAGTGAAATGTGGAGTGGTGGCAGAAAAATAAGCACATCTTTGTGCTGTTGTAGCTAAGGATTTCACAAATATTAAATACAAACTGCATTAAAGATGCTAAAGGCGGAAGGACTGTACGACACATGTATTTCTATTGATCGACGAGATAGAAAATGTCTCTAGAACCCGATGACCATTTTACGATAGTGAAGCTGATTATCTCGTTGAAACTTTCTGGGTGCTTTTCTTTTATACAGTCAGCACGGACATCTATGCATCAGAGAATTTACAAACGGTGTGGGCCACCTTTAGTGGACTTCACTGTAGCTTGTTGGCACGGGAGGGGGCTTTGTGCGAGCAAGAATAGACGGTACCTTCTAGAGCACATGTTCTCCTAGCACTTGGAGCACAGTTTTCATTCTTATGTAATCGTAGTGCTGGAAAGAAATGCATGCAATGCATTTATGCAATAAAATGCAGACAAGTGATTGCATGCAGACAGAATTCAAAGATGCACTGCCTCATTTTCCTGAAGTGATTTAAATGAGTGTTTTCGAATATAATATCTTTAAATAGAGTGGAAACAGACTACACCAAATGTTAAGTGCTCAAATGTTAACTCCCAGCCTTGCTACTGATGGATCTCGTGCACTTTCGAACCAGGTGAGAGACAAAATGCAATGTTTGTTGGTTTTCTGGAGTTGCATACATGATCTTGTATTGCAATTCCAAAAAGAGCACAACTAGAGTAGACAAAATGTTTATTGACCAATCGCCAAGCCGTAGTACCGATGCGTGTCCTTTCGAAACATATTTGGCGAAGATAAAATGCAATGTTGGTCTGTTGAAGTTACAAACAGGTAACCAACCCGCACAAGCGTGCTCTGCGTGAAGCATTCACTAGGCCGTTTATCCCTAGCAGAAATATATTAGTGTCGCCAAACCAGTCACTGCAAGCTTGCACCTGTTAGCTGATCCGCGCACAAAGTACTGCGAGGTTGCGCTATGCTAGACCGTAACCGACGCTTTCTATTCTAAAGGCGCGCAGCGCCGGCAGCTCTGCATTCTCGCGCCTCTGACAAAGTACGCGCGGCGCACGGAACCTTCGGAATGCGCGCAACTCGCCTGGCAGGTGGCGGGCATCGTCAAGAAGCGGTAGCAGTGCACGAGGACTAGACTAAAATTATGCACGCTCGTCAAGCACATGTAGCCTGTCATGCGCGGAAATCGGAAAGATAAAAAACCGCAAGGCTCCACTGACAAACTGTAGTATCTGTGTGTGTATGCGTAACAGACGCGTAGAAAATAACGTTTTCACATATGGCAGATCAATTGCGTACTGCATACCAAATGGAAGCATGATCGCACATGTTACTGCGCTGACTGCTTGGGAAGTACACGGATTAGCATGCTGAGCATGCACATATGCGTGCAAATGCGCGAAAACTTTTGCATTTCATATAAAGGAGGAAGGATAGAGGCACAGGTTCATTCTGTGGACATCTCCGATTGGTCGCTTCGTGAAATCTATCGAGCGCTGCTTCGGTAGAACCAGTGGTACAACACAATGCAAACGGCCGTGGATACGTGGGCTACCTCCTGTTCAAAAAGGCGCACGTTAACACAGCACTTTATGTAATGCTTAGAAATGTAACATTTTCTAGCATATATCATGTCGAGCAAAGTCGTGGCTTACTTCGTTAGCTTTTCTCAAAGAACCTCCCTGTGGAACCTCTTCGTCTGCTCCGCCAGGGCTCATCGAACAGAAGCCGTCTGTCACGTCTGTATTGAAGCCTCAGAGCAAGCCGCGCAAAGCCGGAGTTTATGTATTTGTTTTCATTAACTTACATGTCACGTCTAAACAGTTTTGTGCAAATAAACTTATAAGTTATTGGTAAGTAGTTCTGAACACTGAGTGTTCGTTGATTGGTTAAACGTACCACACATATACGGATACGTTTAGATCCAAAACAAGTTTGAAGCCTTAGACGCATGTGTAAAAGACAGACGACTACTTGTTCAGTTCTTTAAGCGTCAGCTTGCTGGTGATTGCACGACTTCATTTATTAGCATCCAGTTGCCGTCGTAGCTTCTTTGCGGCTGCCAGACGCTTACTTTATTTTAACACAACGAGGATAAGGCAATTGCATGATCCCCGCTCTTCGTTAGACGGTAATTCAATGCTTGGCTCACAACCTTCCATAGCTAGGAAATTTTTGCATAAGCTACATATTTATCACTGTACGtttaacttgttttttttttaaattgcataCCAATTTGTGGCCGGTGCTTTAATGTGTCGGTTAACACATCTCTTTCCTTATGTTGCTACGGAGTGCGCCCATGCAAGAGAATGCCGTTCGCTAGTTTAGGATGCCGTCTACTGTCTTTTATTGCGGTAGCCAtcaccgtgaggttctgtatgagtgaaagcgtgtgagggtgagccggtgaacgcGGTTCAATGTCGCGTGCGCCAGCGAGGAACCCGGCCCGAATGCGTGCCCTcacctgtggcgcgcgaggcaggggggtgaggcgagggacgaggggcgttcttctctagcggctgctacggtgcctcgttgtcctcgcccgccgctccgtacagagtggagacaaccgcggcatctactacggcgttggccacgcgaatcgcggaagccgtagggacgcgttgccggcgctcgtgtgccttgaaagcgatcggcgacgtggcTAGAGTGCACGCCCGCGTGAACCTAATCTTCAACGCAATCTGCAATGTTTGcatagtgcgcgtagtgccggtagcttcgcatgcgctgtgctttcgacgttgcgttcgcgctgaagcgagagatgcatgaaggtcaattcgcttgctgctgccgcgattcctcactccttcctggtgttaacagcgcaaaatgtataAGGGACATGAGACGAGAAGACTATGCCACAGCGCTTGTGGTGCCGTCTTTTCGTCGTCTCGTGTCCCTTATACATATTGTgttgttaacaccaggatggacgCCCAAACTGCTATTTCTCACTCCATAATTTTCACAGTAATTTTTCGTGCTCATCAAGCAAGATgagttcatgtttacctgtgcgcacgtgacaccgtgcttgttaacttagttaaaacactttgacgggctagttggtttgaatccatgatagaatgtgtaagcgcgactgaacaaggctGTAGAAAGGAGCAGACACGCAAAAATggcactgtctctgtgtgtctgtttctttctatgtcctcgttgagtcacgtgtacacattctatcattgttaatttagttagtaagcgaatgtttacaagtttatacagccgataaaattactatccttactttgcacagctatttactaatttgctattgcaatcggtgcttcgcctttatgGTGCAACTGCGAATTTTTATGCTCTCTATGGAGAGTAATCTGTCCCATGTCTTCTCACTCTTTCCATGAATCATTCTGTGATCTTTGCTTGACAATAAAACCATAGCGGGATTAATACACGTATTGTGcatgtcatgaaaaaaaagtaTTCCGTTGGTGTTCAATTTTCTTGAATGCACGTGACAgtggtcttaagtcttttctgatTGCCTAATTTTGTATTCCCTGCACTCTGCCAAGCAATGACAAGCATCTTGAAGCATACGGCGTTGCTCCCTGATCAAATTGGCAAGCCTCAAAACCACAAGTGCATAGCTCCAGGTTGCCCGAGCATCGGAGAACGCAGACGTGTGCGTTATTTCCGTCTGCCTTCAGATGAGCAAAGGCAAGGCCACCCTACTTTTCTCTTCCACTTTGTTTTTGAAATCGTAGGGTTATATGTTCATAGTAATGGAGTCATTTGCCTCTTTAAACATTATGAATATACAGTCAGAGCTTGTTTCAAACTTGTCTCATCGAACCAAATAGTTTATTTCTTTCAGAGCTGACTGACATCACTTTTCTGTATCAAAATGTTGTGCTATGATTACTGTGAAAATGTGTTCTTGGGCTCACTTTTgactgtccccgtctttttttccctctctttattttttatttgcattACACAAGCCAGCAAGAATGTAACCCTACCCACATTCTCTTTAATTCACACAGTCATCTCTCAGTCTCTTAACGTGTTATGCCTATTACCAGAATATCAGCACCGTGATGTGCAGTGCAATTTGTTTCACATGGACTTTGAGAGGGAGGATGTCTCAAACTTTCCTATCGCATGCAGGCGCAACCAGTGGCTCGCAAATTGCAATCGTCAAGACCTCAAGAGCCACTCCGAAAAGAGCCTGTACACCAAAGTGTTGTGCCAGCTTCATTTCCACGACTCGCAGTTCATGAATGCACACACCTACCAGCGCCTCATCTGGAATGCTGTTCCAACATTGTTTGGAAAAGATGTACGCAGGCTGGAAGACTTCGAACCTAATGAGGGAGCTGGTAAGATTCAGTGTATAAATTGCATTAAGCCATAAATGAGACTTTTAGtaaaaaatatatttgtttttgtgACTTTAatcaaaataaatattttaaagcAAGCCACCTGTGGAACACTTTCGAGCAGGTCACACATCTTCAGATTGCTGTTTGTTGCACATATACCTGTCTCTCTTACATTCTAACATTAAGTTTGTCTGCTGATGACATGTGGAGGCAAGATGGAGGCAGATATTTCACATTTGGTTGAAGCAAGCAACCCAGCAATGGCCAAGCCATTGGCATTGACATATGGCACTTGCAAAAAAGCATAGTCAATTCTGCATTATGCTGCAACTAGGCGCACATTGTGCCCCTTCCTACTAGCTACCCCTCAATAGCAGAAGGTAAAAACTGCTCGTATAGTTTTTATTGGTTCGATGTATCCTTTCTGCAAGGTTATATTGTATAGATCataacagtaaattttttttttagcatgcaTAGCTCCTTTACCAATGTTGCTTTCCTCTTGCATGTACATATGTTTGTGTGCATACTGTGTCTACAGTTTCGTTCCTTTTAATGTTTTTTACACTTCTTTACACTCTGTACTTGTGCAGTGAGAGTGGATCATGCATACACTGCATCAACACCAGGATTACCACTAACATCATCACCACTATCAGTATTACCACCAGCACCACTGGCACCAGCACCACCATTGGCTGATTCACTGCGCCACTATGTAGCTCTCTGTGCTGAGCTTAAGATAAAGTTGGCTGAGAAGGACAGGCAGCTAAAGGCCCTGGAGAAGTGCACTGATGGCATTGTGGACAGTGTTATTCGTCAAGTCAAGATGTTGCCATCTGAGAAACAGCAGCAACTGGTCAGTGCTCTCACTCCGTTTGTGAACTTGAGCAAAGATGAAGGTAAGTGTGATTTCTTTTGTATGTCATTGTAGTGACCAGTGATAGGGAGTATCAGAGTCAGTTTATTTATATCAGTACTGAAGTAGAAGTTACAAGAGATATGTATACAGGAGGAGGTCGTTGGAGCTTGAATTGGGATCTCCTGTGCATGATGACAAGAATTACTTAAACATGTAACAGCAGTGACAACACTTGTGAAACTTGTAACTGTAAAATCCTACAAAATGTTACAATGTACGAGTGATCAAAATACGTCATATGGCTATGAATAAATTGTCAGAAGTGAAAAAATGTATAGGTACAATAATTCAGTGACCAAAAGAACATGAGTGCAAtactgcagaaaaagaaatagacatGGCAAATTGAATGTAAAAACAGTGAATGCTATAGTATAGGAAGTTAAAATTATTTTTCAGTAGCTAAAAAAAGCTTTTTAGTTCTGTTTGAAATCTTCAAGCCTTTTGCAATTTTAGAGGAAATCGTAGGGTGTTCCAGAGTGATAAGGCTGAAAAATGTACCAACCATTTGCTATAGTTGGTTTGAACACATTCTAACATGACGTTCATACTCTATACAAAACTTGTATTGTTAGCATTAAGAATAGGTGTTTTTTTGATGGGGTGGCTGAACATTATTGTTTAATACCTGAAAATAAAAATGGCAAGGTTATAGTTAACAATATCAGTTATGTACAGAATATAATTTGCTCATAATTGATTTATGCAGGTGTTGTGTGAGGAAAATGTTATTTATACAAATTGCTTAATTTTCATTTGCTTGCAGTGACATTAGGTGATTGCTGTAAGTGTTACCCTAGGATACTATTTTGCAGTTAATATGAGGGAGAACAAAAGCGCAATAAAGCAACATGAGAGTTGATAGTGAAAAGCATCAGTGAGCTTTAATTAGAGCACATACTTTCCATGCCATCCTTTAAAAGTGAAGCTTTTCTTTATGAACTTTGCCGGGTTTCATGATCATGGGAGCTGCGGCCTCGCGGTTACCTTGCTGAATAGGTCACCCAGTCACAGCGGAGCACTGTGGTATCCTGTTTCAGTTTTGAATGGTTATGACCGCTAGCACTAATCTGTGCTCAACGCTGTATGTGTACCTTGTCATGGTTCCTTTCTCCTCACTGGAATAAACTCATTCTTTGTCTGATCCCCAACTTGAGCGGTCCGGCTCTTCTTTTGCGGCGCTTCACGCCCGGCCGTTAGGTCTCACGCCGTAGGTCTCGGCCAGCCGCCCCGTCAAAGCTACCACAAGTACATGCACCGCtgagttccttgcagcaccaccagatggtgctcgcATCCGTAGCAGTGACGGCACCGGTCATGTGAGCGAAAGAAGTacaaaaaagaaccagaaagcttgcctttgtgCACCCACGGCTGCATGGTAACGGGGAAATAAAtgcttcttgcggatagaatgCATTTCAATTGCGCTACGTACATTTACATATGAGCATGCGGCCTCTGAAACCATGGCGCGTTTAAGGTGTCCATCATACTCGCTAGTCAGCAACTCCACTTAACAAAAGGCTCAGTACAATTTGTGTATGCCCGTGCTTGTGGGaatgtgcgtgtatgcgtgcgtgcatATACTCATGTTTTAACTCTTTATGtgctcacacaaagcttcgctgtatagaGATTCCatctcgttggatctgctgcatttatTTGTTATTGTTAGCTATGTGAAGGTTAAACTTAGTGACAATCAAATTCCACTCCTAAATAAGTACAATGGTTAATTGCATGGATCGAGTAATGGTTAATGTAAATAGCATGAAATAGCATGGTTCAGGCTATTGCTGATTCGAAGTGAAAATGACAAATTTGGTCTTCTCATGTTTAATTTGCAGCTTATTTTGTTCGC comes from the Dermacentor variabilis isolate Ectoservices chromosome 2, ASM5094787v1, whole genome shotgun sequence genome and includes:
- the LOC142570319 gene encoding EKC/KEOPS complex subunit Tprkb-like; amino-acid sequence: MKTRSLLSEILYVLGPTGSIGDSLRQMGAQDTDSTIVVVRLDDPGDSHLKTLMERIKGRQLPLDSIPQFTNSQALAKLFKVTEEELTVGSLLDAVVTRIALKDTV
- the LOC142571910 gene encoding uncharacterized protein LOC142571910 isoform X1 — its product is MSATRDALMRHTCRLPLSTSCRSSLQFVTSPNNRMDAVLFPSRLCITNSIELQAEKICSDDFATMTSILKHTALLPDQIGKPQNHKCIAPGCPSIGERRRVRYFRLPSDEQRRNQWLANCNRQDLKSHSEKSLYTKVLCQLHFHDSQFMNAHTYQRLIWNAVPTLFGKDVRRLEDFEPNEGAVRVDHAYTASTPGLPLTSSPLSVLPPAPLAPAPPLADSLRHYVALCAELKIKLAEKDRQLKALEKCTDGIVDSVIRQVKMLPSEKQQQLVSALTPFVNLSKDEGMSKEPKVRVEVLLLSRKHPGCTLLGLRSKCSWARGLYMVPGDFLHFGESWEAAAVRATKEETGLVLVEPCVCSVVEMVQVSEGYHWVNIFMVGKLAETAAEPTAPKDAVCTGWHWFAWDALPGEELLFWSLRDLRRENLVDLTAFQ
- the LOC142571910 gene encoding uncharacterized protein LOC142571910 isoform X2, which codes for MTSILKHTALLPDQIGKPQNHKCIAPGCPSIGERRRVRYFRLPSDEQRRNQWLANCNRQDLKSHSEKSLYTKVLCQLHFHDSQFMNAHTYQRLIWNAVPTLFGKDVRRLEDFEPNEGAVRVDHAYTASTPGLPLTSSPLSVLPPAPLAPAPPLADSLRHYVALCAELKIKLAEKDRQLKALEKCTDGIVDSVIRQVKMLPSEKQQQLVSALTPFVNLSKDEGMSKEPKVRVEVLLLSRKHPGCTLLGLRSKCSWARGLYMVPGDFLHFGESWEAAAVRATKEETGLVLVEPCVCSVVEMVQVSEGYHWVNIFMVGKLAETAAEPTAPKDAVCTGWHWFAWDALPGEELLFWSLRDLRRENLVDLTAFQ